A genomic window from Desulfobotulus mexicanus includes:
- the fliO gene encoding flagellar biosynthetic protein FliO, protein MEERVGAAVPDFGMLVLKGGSTLILVLALLLLTLYLLRRLSSFRGISGRLRVVEALQVGPKERVVLVALGKRELLLGVTASSISTLAEFSEAENEGASLSRPGFADFLSGAQRKKTEATEVPEVMNVP, encoded by the coding sequence ATGGAAGAAAGAGTAGGGGCTGCGGTCCCGGATTTCGGTATGCTGGTCCTGAAGGGTGGCTCTACCCTGATACTGGTTCTGGCCCTTTTGCTGCTGACCCTTTACCTGCTTCGGCGTTTAAGCAGTTTCAGGGGAATTTCAGGGCGTTTGCGTGTGGTGGAAGCCCTTCAGGTTGGGCCGAAGGAGAGGGTGGTGCTTGTTGCCCTTGGTAAAAGGGAGTTACTTTTAGGGGTGACGGCCTCTTCCATCAGCACCCTTGCGGAGTTCTCTGAGGCGGAAAATGAAGGGGCTTCTTTATCCCGGCCGGGGTTTGCGGATTTTCTGTCCGGTGCACAGAGAAAGAAAACGGAAGCGACAGAGGTTCCGGAGGTCATGAATGTGCCTTGA